From the genome of Eucalyptus grandis isolate ANBG69807.140 chromosome 2, ASM1654582v1, whole genome shotgun sequence, one region includes:
- the LOC104434151 gene encoding cysteine-rich receptor-like protein kinase 42 has protein sequence MKSNEASPSIALPLLALSSFFFSLAVSDPRITEARLICQNSTWIVPGNVVSIGIAIMSKFSYSFAAQGWGKYSLASPLPAVYGLAQCHGDLTETECHICFTESWPRIARCLPNFGRLYLDGCFLRYGSYDFYNETVDPTHDMHKCSSNLTVPAEIVAELSDRVDRVLRNVSASAVRNKGFAVAGEDGVGGVAGVYALAQCWSTLDAGGCRVCLENATSMARSCAPGEEARVMNAGCFLRYSTTKFYNVPSSKFYIVPSSGGSSRVRITIAIISSATAATSLVLIGAYIGYKKYSEKKQMQNNLMQLRASKSKFSLYFKYKTLEKATNFFDDSRKLGQGGGGSVYKGILPDGKVVAVKRLVFNTCQWADEFFNEVNLISGIQHKNLMRILGCSIEGPESLLVYEYLPKRSLDLVLFVNDATTVITWEERLHIIIGTAEGLAYLHGGCGVKIIHRDIKTSNILLDENLTAKISDFGLARCIAMDKSHLSTGIAGTLGYMAPEYLMRGQLTEKADVYAFGVLVLEILSGRKNSVYTRGSSSVLQSVWKHYKSNNLVACIDPALQGKFPILEASNVLQISLLCTQACMELRPPMSGVVEMLHDKNCVVPQPSQPPFVNASMLFDKSSSRSST, from the exons ATGAAGTCGAACGAAGCGAGCCCATCAATCGCCCTTCCTCTGCTCGCGCTCTCctcgttcttcttctctctcgccgTCTCTGATCCTCGAATCACCGAAGCGCGCCTCATCTGCCAGAACTCCACTTGGATTGTCCCTGGAAATGTCGTCTCCATCGGCATCGCCATCATGAGCAAGTTCTCGTACAGCTTCGCTGCCCAGGGCTGGGGCAAGTACTCCCTCGCCTCGCCGCTGCCAGCAGTGTACGGCCTCGCCCAGTGCCATGGGGACTTGACTGAGACCGAGTGCCACATCTGCTTTACCGAGAGCTGGCCCCGGATTGCCCGCTGCCTCCCCAACTTTGGTCGGCTCTACCTTGACGGCTGCTTCCTCCGTTACGGCAGTTACGACTTCTACAACGAGACCGTCGATCCAACGCACGACATGCACAAGTGTAGCTCCAATTTGACAGTCCCGGCGGAGATCGTGGCCGAGCTCTCCGATAGGGTGGACCGGGTCCTGAGGAATGTCTCGGCCAGTGCAGTGCGGAACAAGGGCTTCGCGGTGGCCGGGGAGGACGGAGTTGGAGGAGTCGCCGGGGTATATGCTTTGGCACAGTGTTGGAGCACGCTTGATGCCGGCGGTTGCAGAGTCTGTTTGGAGAATGCAACTTCGATGGCGAGAAGCTGTGCACCTGGAGAAGAAGCGCGGGTCATGAATGCGGGATGCTTCCTCCGTTACTCGACCACAAAGTTCTACAACGTCCCCAGTAGCAAGTTCTATATCGTCCCCAGTAGCGGAG GTTCATCCAGGGTTCGCATCACCATAGCAATAATCTCATCGGCTACTGCAGCGACTTCACTTGTTCTCATTGGTGCATACATTGGATATAAAAAGTACTCTgagaagaaacaaa TGCAAAATAACCTCATGCAATTACGAGCGAGCAAGAGCAAGTTTAGCTTATATTTCAAGTACAAGACACTGGAGAAGGCCACCAACTTCTTTGATGACTCGAGGAAGCTAGGCCAAGGGGGCGGCGGTTCCGTGTACAAGGGGATTTTACCCGACGGGAAGGTCGTCGCGGTTAAGCGGTTGGTGTTCAACACATGCCAATGGGCAGATGAATTCTTCAATGAGGTGAACCTGATCAGTGGGATCCAACACAAGAACCTCATGAGGATTTTGGGATGCAGCATCGAAGGCCCAGAAAGCCTCCTCGTCTACGAATATCTTCCTAAAAGAAGTCTTGATCTAGTTCTTTTTG TCAACGATGCGACCACCGTCATAACTTGGGAGGAGAGGCTGCACATCATCATAGGTACAGCTGAGGGCCTTGCATATCTTCATGGAGGTTGTGGAGTGAAAATCATCCATCGGGACATAAAAACCAGCAACATCCTCCTCGACGAAAACCTCACAGCGAAAATCTCAGATTTTGGGCTTGCCCGATGCATTGCTATGGATAAGTCTCATCTTAGCACAGGAATCGCTGGCACACT TGGTTACATGGCGCCTGAATATTTAATGAGGGGACAGCTAACGGAGAAAGCTGATGTTTATGCTTTTGGGGTGCTGGTTCTTGAAATCTTGAGTGGTAGGAAGAATAGTGTGTACACACGGGGGTCGAGCTCGGTATTACAGTCG GTATGGAAGCATTACAAGTCAAATAATTTGGTTGCATGCATTGATCCGGCCTTGCAAGGTAAATTCCCCATCCTGGAGGCGTCGAATGTGCTCCAAATCAGCCTTTTGTGCACTCAAGCCTGCATGGAATTGCGACCGCCCATGTCTGGAGTCGTCGAGATGCTCCACGACAAAAACTGTGTAGTCCCCCAACCAAGCCAACCCCCGTTCGTCAATGCTAGCATGTTGTTCGACAAATCCAGTAGCAGAAGCTCTACATGA